In Drosophila innubila isolate TH190305 chromosome 2R unlocalized genomic scaffold, UK_Dinn_1.0 1_C_2R, whole genome shotgun sequence, the following are encoded in one genomic region:
- the LOC117784492 gene encoding pancreatic lipase-related protein 2, with protein sequence MILPTASTLCNVFTFLLAGSPIFYSAAPRGSCSSCCKIREREDIKFLLYTRKNRNTAQQLQLSDESRLARSNFNFNYPLAIYLHGFSESATGDQQSSQQLKDAFLRRGNYNVILVDWSAMVTVPWYSNAVENLPVTARYLARFLRYLVTSGYAVKHIHLIGFSLGAEVAGFAGKQLQEWGVKLTRITALDPALPLFEGNSSNRRLGPSDARFVDVIHTDGGILGNPTAMGHADFYPNGGRPLQPGCARQEIANNRWLGIIIGCSHQRAWEYFVESIRQPLAFPIDRCEPSQNFGNCRISYGRAYMGYGADPRLRGKFYLETNDAKPFGRHTPTTPSSIPPLLPISYKTPLNVTREPQEEDNNIDNIVLT encoded by the exons CCGGCTCTCCAATATTTTACAGTGCCGCACCGCGTGGCAGCTGTAGCAGCTGTTGCAAGATACGTGAGCGTGAGGACATCAAGTTTCTGCTATACACGAG GAAAAACCGCAACACGGCACAGCAGCTACAACTGAGCGACGAGTCGCGACTGGCGCgaagcaatttcaatttcaattaccCGCTGGCCATCTATCTGCACGGCTTCTCGGAGTCGGCCACAGGGGATCAGCAGAGCAGTCAGCAGCTGAAGGATG CGTTTCTGCGGCGCGGCAACTACAATGTGATACTCGTTGACTGGAGCGCCATGGTGACAGTTCCCTGGTACTCGAATGCTGTGGAGAATCTTCCAGTTACAGCACGCTATCTGGCTCGCTTTTTGCGCTACTTGGTGACTAGTGGTTATGCCGTCAAGCATATTCATTTGATTGGTTTCAGCCTAGGCGCAGAGGTGGCTGGCTTTGCCGGCAAACAGCTGCAGGAATGGGGAGTCAAGCTGACAAGGATAACAGCATTGGATCCAGCATTGCCGCTCTTTGAGGGCAACAGCTCCAATCGCCGACTAGGTCCCAGCGATGCTCGCTTTGTGGACGTCATTCACACGGATGGCGGTATTCTGGGCAACCCCACGGCCATGGGTCATGCGGATTTCTATCCCAATGGCGGTCGACCGTTGCAACCGGGCTGTGCACGGCAGGAAATCGCCAATAACCGCTGGCTGGGCATCATTA TCGGTTGCAGCCATCAGCGGGCCTGGGAGTATTTTGTGGAGAGCATAAGGCAACCTTTGGCCTTTCCCATCGACCGTTGCGAACCGTCGCAAAACTTTGGCAACTGCCGCATAAGCTATGGACGTGCCTACATGGGCTACGGTGCAGATCCGAG ACTGCGCGGCAAGTTTTATCTGGAGACGAACGATGCCAAGCCATTTGGCAGACACACCCCAACAACACCCTCGTCCATACCTCCCCTGTTGCCCATCTCCTACAAAACGCCACTGAATGTCACAAGGGAGCCGCAGGAGGAAgacaacaacattgacaacATCGTATTGACGTGA
- the LOC117785211 gene encoding protein kinase C, eye isozyme, translating into MAAAAVATPGATVLPTGPAAAAGPAAAKAPPTGGKAPVNLVEIAGEANIVNYMKNRLRKGAMKRKGLEIVNGHRFAVRFFKQPTYCGHCKDFIWGFGKQGFQCEECRFNIHQKCCKFVIFKCPGKDTDFDADCAKVKHGWNSTTYTTPTFCDECGMLLHGVAHQGVKCENCNLNVHHQCQEKVPPMCGADISEVRGKLLLFVELKGNNLKVDIKEAANLIPMDTNGFSDPYVSVQMHPDRSGRTKKKTKTMQKNLNPVFNETFTFELQPQDRDKRLLIEIWDWDRTSRNDFMGSFSFSLEELQKEPIDGWYKFLSQVEGEHYNIPCVDVINDMARLRDEVQQDRRPNEKRRMDNKDMPHNMSKRDMIRAADFNFVKTIGKGSFGKVLLAERRGTDELYAVKVLRKDVIIQTDDMELPMNEKRILALSGRPPFLVAMHSCFQTMDRLFFVMEYCKGGDLMYHMQQYGRFKESVATFYAVEIAIALFFLHEHDIIYRDLKLDNVLLDGEGHVKLVDFGLSKEGVSDRQTTRTFCGTPNYMAPEIISFDPYSTTADWWSYGVLLYELMAGQAPFEGDDEATVFRNIKDKKAVFPKHFSQESMDIITSFLAKKPNNRLGAGRYAKQEITTHPFYRLIDWEKAEAGEMEPPIVPRIKHRKDISNFDDAFTKEKTDLTPTDKLFMMNLDQNDFIGFSFMNPEFITII; encoded by the exons AtggctgccgctgctgttgcaacacCCGGCGCCACCGTGCTGCCAACAGGACCAGCGGCTGCAGCAGGACCTGCCGCAGCAAAAGCACCGCCAACTGGGGGAAAGGCACCCGTTAACCTGGTGGAGATTGCCGGGGAGGCGAACATTGTCAACTACATGAAAAATCGATTGCGTAAGGGGGCCATGAAGAGGAAGGGTCTTGAGATTGTGAACGGACACCGGTTTGCGGTGCGTTTCTTCAAGCAGCCAACGTATTGTGGCCACTGCAAGGACTTCATCTG GGGCTTTGGCAAGCAAGGTTTTCAGTGCGAGG AATGCCGTTTCAATATACATCAGAAATGCTGCAAGTTTGTAATCTTCAAGTGTCCTGGCAAGGACACGGACTTTGATGCCGATTGCGCCAAAGTGAAGCATGGTTGGAACTCGACCACCTACACCACGCCCACCTTCTGCGATGAGTGTGGCATGCTACTCCATGGTGTGGCCCATCAGGGTGTCAAGTGCGAGA ACTGCAATCTGAATGTGCATCACCAGTGCCAGGAGAAGGTACCGCCGATGTGTGGCGCGGATATTAGTGAGGTGCGTGGCAAGCTCTTGCTTTTTGTGGAGCTCAAGGGTAACAATCTTAAAGTGGATA TCAAGGAGGCTGCCAATCTCATTCCCATGGACACGAATGGCTTCAGTGATCCTTATGTGTCTGTCCAAATGCATCCAGATCGCTCTGGTCGCACCAAGAAGAAGACCAAAACCATGCAGAAGAACCTTAATCCTGTCTTCAATGAGACCTTTACTTT TGAGCTGCAACCTCAGGATCGGGACAAACGGCTGCTAATTGAAATATGGGATTGGGATCGTACCTCGCGCAACGATTTCATGGGCTCATTCTCATTTAGCCTAGAGGAGTTGCAAAAGGAGCCCATCGATGGTTGGTACAAATTTCTGTCGCAAGTGGAGGGGGAACACTATAACATACCCTGTGTGGATGTGATCAATGACATGGCTCGTCTGCGTGATGAGGTGCAA CAAGATCGCCGGCCCAATGAGAAACGACGCATGGACAACAAGGATATGCCCCATAATATGAGCAAGCGTGACATGATTCGTGCCGCGgactttaattttgtcaagaCTATCGGCAAAGGATCCTTTGGCAAGGTCCTGCTGGCCGAGCGTCGTGGCACGGACGAGCTGTATGCCGTCAAAGTGTTGCGCAAGGATGTCATCATACAGACGGATGACATGGAGCTGCCAATGAATGAGAAACGCATCCTTGCACTCTCCGGTCGTCCTCCGTTCCTGGTTGCCATGCACTCCTGTTTCCAGACCATGGATCGCTTGTTCTTTGTCATGGAGTACTGCAAGGGTGGCGATCTAATGTACCACATGCAGCAATATGGACGCTTCAAGGAGTCTGTCGCCAC TTTCTATGCCGTGGAAATTGCCATTGCCTTGTTCTTTTTGCATGAGCACGATATTATTTATCGCGATCTAAAGCTGGACAATGTTCTGCTGGATGGCGAAGGACATGTTAAGCTGGTGGACTTTGGACTCAGCAAGGAAGGTGTAAGCGATCGACAGACCACACGCACCTTTTGCGGTACGCCCAACTATATGGCACCTGAG ATCATAAGCTTTGATCCTTATTCCACCACGGCTGATTGGTGGTCCTATGGAGTGCTGCTCTACGAGCTGATGGCCGGACAGGCGCCATTTGAGGGCGATGATGAGGCCACTGTTTTTCGCAATATTAAGGATAAGAAGGCCGTATTTCCTAAGCATTTTTCGCAGGAATCCATGGATATTATCACCAGC TTTCTGGCCAAGAAGCCAAATAATCGTCTGGGTGCTGGACGCTATGCCAAGCAGGAAATCACAACGCATCCTTTCTACCGTCTAATCGACTGGGAAAAGGCCGAGGCCGGCGAAATGGAACCTCCCATTGTGCCGAGGATT aaACATCGCAAGGATATTAGCAACTTTGATGACGCTTTCACCAAGGAGAAAACGGATTTGACTCCTACGGATAAGCTCTTCATGATGAACCTGGatcaaaatgattttattggTTTCTCTTTTATGAATCCCGAGTTTATAACCATTATATAA